A single region of the Prochlorococcus marinus str. MIT 0917 genome encodes:
- a CDS encoding DUF7326 family protein produces the protein MQKNEMKELTYKDLSNNELDTLKDMYISSRVNSMSESDLRKFVKEIIIDQIKGTVGNAEEKEAWEEIKDHFSEDLSKKILEVKEKCNKNPKAEQKSQEEIEFDRRLGLLKQQQEEESSKDMW, from the coding sequence ATGCAAAAAAACGAAATGAAAGAACTTACCTATAAGGATCTGAGCAACAACGAATTAGACACCCTTAAAGATATGTATATATCAAGTCGAGTTAATTCTATGAGCGAAAGTGATCTAAGGAAATTTGTTAAGGAAATAATTATCGATCAAATCAAAGGAACAGTAGGTAATGCTGAAGAGAAGGAAGCATGGGAAGAAATAAAAGATCATTTCTCAGAAGACTTAAGTAAAAAGATTCTTGAAGTGAAAGAAAAATGCAATAAAAACCCTAAAGCAGAACAAAAAAGTCAAGAAGAAATTGAATTTGATAGAAGACTTGGTCTTCTAAAGCAACAACAAGAAGAGGAGTCAAGCAAAGACATGTGGTAA
- a CDS encoding GIY-YIG nuclease family protein, with the protein MSGWLYLIRNRDLYKIGITKNFKNRMRQLKPHSVVAKFYTADYVLLERELHNRYKKFRIPQTEYFRLEKSHIKEIKQRIFILNYPLSLTFGICIKSILLLLFLFFLTLVVISLYINDFNMAISKSLFFIERISFGLAFISLFVYSGKYLSFCNELKYRSTRLIIFILFSFLFRLAAFFFY; encoded by the coding sequence ATGAGCGGTTGGCTTTACTTAATAAGGAATAGAGATTTATATAAGATTGGCATAACAAAAAACTTTAAGAATAGGATGAGACAACTGAAGCCACATTCAGTTGTGGCTAAATTTTATACTGCTGATTATGTTTTATTAGAAAGAGAGTTACATAATCGCTACAAAAAGTTCAGAATTCCTCAAACGGAGTATTTTAGATTAGAAAAATCTCATATTAAAGAAATAAAACAAAGAATTTTCATACTTAATTATCCTTTAAGTTTAACTTTTGGTATATGTATAAAATCAATATTATTATTATTATTTTTATTTTTTCTTACATTAGTAGTTATATCTTTATATATTAATGACTTCAATATGGCTATATCTAAGTCACTTTTCTTTATTGAGAGAATTTCATTTGGACTCGCCTTTATTTCTTTATTCGTTTATTCAGGTAAATATTTAAGTTTTTGCAATGAATTAAAATATAGATCCACAAGATTAATTATCTTTATTTTGTTTTCTTTCTTATTTCGTCTAGCTGCTTTCTTTTTCTATTGA
- a CDS encoding DUF2130 domain-containing protein, with translation MNEIKCPECGSKISVDEDSYSNIVKQVRDQEFEDEMKKRLEILERDKQKSVDLAIQNLRLQMQEAAFVNEKKMQGLQSQLISTQAEKTMTINKIKHTFEKERDSLEYLLEKTREKSEFDKKLAVSDAITELKEGYEKLKNNLDKVLLQKELSEKSIKMRYEIQLKDRDDLIERLRDMKIKLSTKMVGESLEQHCENEFNRLRATGFPNAYFEKDNDASFGSKGDYIFRDCDSDGNEIVSIMFEMKNECDSTSSKKKNEDFLKELNKDRIEKNCEYAVLVSLLESENDLFNAGIVDFSYRYPKMYVVRPQCFLPIITLLRNASLKALEYKSELAAIKEQNIDITNFENSLELFKDSFGKNYALASKRFETAIMEIDKSINHLQKTKDALLGADRNLRLANDKAQEVSVKRLTRNNPTMREKFNSMRKNDAA, from the coding sequence ATGAATGAAATCAAATGTCCTGAATGTGGTAGTAAGATCAGCGTTGATGAAGATAGTTACTCAAATATTGTTAAGCAGGTAAGAGATCAGGAGTTTGAAGATGAAATGAAGAAAAGACTTGAAATTCTTGAAAGGGATAAACAGAAATCCGTTGATCTTGCTATTCAAAATCTGCGATTACAAATGCAAGAGGCAGCATTTGTAAATGAAAAAAAAATGCAAGGCCTTCAGTCTCAATTGATTTCTACCCAGGCTGAAAAAACTATGACTATTAACAAGATTAAGCATACCTTCGAAAAAGAGAGAGACTCACTTGAGTATTTATTGGAGAAAACAAGAGAAAAGAGTGAATTTGATAAAAAACTTGCAGTATCTGACGCAATTACTGAATTAAAAGAAGGCTATGAAAAACTCAAAAATAACTTAGATAAAGTTCTGCTACAAAAGGAATTATCAGAAAAATCTATAAAAATGAGATATGAGATTCAGTTAAAAGATCGAGATGATTTAATTGAGAGACTTCGTGATATGAAAATAAAATTGTCCACCAAAATGGTTGGCGAGTCACTTGAGCAACATTGCGAAAATGAATTTAATCGACTAAGGGCTACCGGCTTTCCTAATGCCTATTTTGAAAAAGATAATGATGCTAGTTTTGGTAGTAAAGGTGATTATATTTTCCGTGACTGTGACAGTGATGGGAACGAAATAGTATCTATTATGTTTGAGATGAAAAATGAATGTGATAGCACTTCCAGCAAGAAGAAGAATGAGGATTTTCTTAAAGAGTTAAACAAAGATCGTATAGAAAAGAATTGCGAATATGCTGTATTAGTTTCTTTATTAGAATCTGAAAATGACTTATTTAATGCTGGCATTGTTGACTTTTCATATCGGTATCCAAAAATGTATGTTGTTCGTCCGCAATGCTTTTTACCAATAATTACTTTATTGAGAAATGCTTCACTTAAGGCGCTTGAGTATAAATCCGAACTTGCAGCTATTAAAGAGCAGAATATTGATATCACAAATTTTGAAAATAGTCTTGAACTATTTAAGGATTCTTTTGGTAAAAATTATGCTCTAGCTTCAAAACGTTTTGAAACAGCAATTATGGAGATTGACAAATCTATTAATCACTTGCAAAAGACCAAAGATGCATTACTTGGTGCTGATAGAAACCTTAGATTAGCCAATGATAAAGCTCAAGAGGTTTCGGTTAAAAGATTGACCAGAAATAATCCTACGATGAGAGAAAAATTTAACTCAATGAGAAAAAATGATGCGGCATAA